A stretch of the Alnus glutinosa chromosome 6, dhAlnGlut1.1, whole genome shotgun sequence genome encodes the following:
- the LOC133870430 gene encoding putative 12-oxophytodienoate reductase 11, which produces MEKTAIPLITPHRMGNFNLSHRIVLAPLTRTRSYNFVAQPHAVLFYAQRTTKGGFLITEASGISDTAQGSLNTPGIWTREQVEAWKPIVNAVHEKGGIFFCQLWHAGRVSDYCYQPDGQPPISSTEKPITAEFHIDGTSAANYPPPRRLKTDEISQVVNDFRIAAKNAMEAGFDGVEIHGANGYLLDQFLKDQVNDRTDEYGGNLENRCRFPLEVIKAIADEIGANRVGIRLSPFADYNDCGDSNPEALGLFMAESLNKYGILYCHMIEPRMITQFVEGETKHSLLPMRKAFKGSFIVAGGYNRDGGNEAIAFGNADLVAFGRWFLANPDLPRRFEINAELNKYDRSTFYTPDPVIGYTDYPFLEPDT; this is translated from the exons ATGGAGAAAACAGCAATACCCCTAATCACTCCCCACAGGATGGGAAACTTCAATCTCTCTCACAG GATAGTTTTGGCACCGTTAACAAGAACGAGATCTTACAACTTCGTTGCTCAACCCCATGCCGTTTTGTTTTACGCTCAGAGAACAACAAAGGGTGGCTTCTTGATTACAGAAGCCTCTGGGATATCAGACACTGCTCAAGG ttcCCTAAATACTCCTGGCATTTGGACAAGAGAACAAGTTGAAGCATGGAAACCAATTGTGAATGCTGTTCATGAAAAAGGGGGCATATTCTTTTGCCAACTTTGGCATGCCGGCAGGGTTTCCGACTATT GTTATCAACCTGATGGCCAGCCTCCAATATCTAGCACGGAAAAGCCAATAACAGCTGAGTTTCATATTGATGGCACTAGCGCAGCAAATTACCCACCTCCTCGACGGCTAAAAACTGATGAAATCTCTCAAGTTGTCAATGACTTCAGAATTGCAGCAAAAAATGCCATGGAAGCAG GTTTTGATGGGGTGGAGATTCATGGAGCCAATGGGTACTTGCTTGATCAGTTCCTGAAGGATCAAGTCAATGATAGAACAGATGAATATGGGGGGAACTTAGAAAATCGTTGTCGCTTCCCACTAGAAGTAATTAAAGCCATTGCTGATGAGATTGGGGCCAATAGAGTCGGCATTAGGCTCTCTCCTTTCGCCGATTACAATGACTGTGGCGATTCCAACCCTGAAGCTCTTGGCCTTTTCATGGCCGAGTCCTTAAACAAATATGGAATACTCTATTGTCATATGATTGAGCCAAGGATGATCACCCAGTTTGTGGAGGGGGAGACTAAACATAGTCTGCTACCCATGAGGAAGGCCTTCAAGGGTTCATTCATTGTTGCAGGTGGATACAATAGGGATGGTGGAAATGAAGCAATTGCCTTTGGTAATGCAGATTTAGTTGCTTTTGGGCGCTGGTTTTTGGCCAACCCAGATTTGCCAAGGAGATTTGAGATCAATGCAGAGCTTAACAAATATGACAGAAGCACCTTTTACACACCTGATCCTGTTATCGGATACACAGACTATCCGTTTCTTGAACCCGACACTTAA